In Flavobacterium okayamense, a single window of DNA contains:
- a CDS encoding cystathionine gamma-synthase, producing the protein MKFNTKVIHGGQHHEKVTGSVMPPVFQTSTFAQVSPGKPVGEYEYSRAANPTRTALEDALASIENGTRGLAFSSGLAATDSVMKLLKPNDEVIAMDDLYGGTYRMFARIYQDFGIKFHFVDMTDLEKLESLINENTKLVWVETPTNPLMKLADIAEVAKITKKHNLLFAVDNTFATPYLQKPLDLGADIVMHSATKYLGGHSDVIAGALIVKDKELGEKLHFAQFATGGTLGPMDSYLVLRGIKTLHLRVQRHSENGQKVAEYLEKHPAIKRVYYPGIASHPNHEIAKKQMIGGYGGMVTFTFNSGKMEDAISFLEKVKVFTLAESLGGIESLANHPTLMTHASVPAEKRAEIGISDDMVRLSVGVEDIQDLLQDLEQALS; encoded by the coding sequence ATGAAGTTTAATACAAAAGTAATACATGGTGGTCAGCATCATGAAAAAGTAACAGGCTCGGTTATGCCACCTGTTTTTCAAACATCGACGTTTGCACAAGTTTCTCCCGGAAAACCTGTTGGTGAATATGAATACAGTAGAGCAGCAAATCCTACGCGAACGGCATTAGAAGATGCTTTGGCAAGTATCGAAAATGGAACACGTGGATTGGCTTTTTCATCAGGTTTAGCGGCAACCGATTCAGTAATGAAATTGTTAAAACCAAATGATGAGGTTATAGCAATGGATGATTTATACGGAGGAACGTATCGTATGTTTGCTCGTATTTATCAAGATTTTGGAATAAAATTTCATTTTGTTGACATGACCGATTTGGAAAAATTGGAATCGTTAATTAATGAAAACACAAAATTGGTTTGGGTAGAGACACCTACAAACCCACTAATGAAATTAGCGGATATTGCTGAAGTTGCAAAAATCACAAAAAAACACAATTTGTTATTCGCTGTCGATAATACATTTGCAACGCCTTACTTACAAAAGCCATTAGATTTAGGTGCTGATATCGTAATGCATTCGGCTACAAAATATTTAGGAGGACATTCAGATGTTATTGCTGGTGCTTTAATTGTTAAGGACAAAGAATTAGGAGAAAAATTACATTTTGCACAATTCGCCACTGGAGGAACATTAGGTCCAATGGATTCCTATTTAGTTTTACGTGGAATCAAAACCTTACATTTAAGAGTTCAACGTCATTCTGAAAACGGGCAAAAAGTAGCAGAATATTTAGAAAAACATCCTGCAATAAAAAGAGTATATTATCCAGGTATAGCGTCACATCCAAATCATGAAATTGCAAAAAAACAAATGATAGGAGGATATGGCGGAATGGTTACATTTACGTTTAATTCAGGAAAAATGGAAGACGCTATTTCATTTCTAGAAAAAGTAAAAGTATTTACATTAGCAGAATCTCTTGGCGGTATAGAATCACTTGCAAATCATCCAACATTAATGACACATGCTTCAGTTCCTGCAGAAAAAAGAGCAGAAATTGGAATTTCAGATGATATGGTAAGATTAAGTGTAGGTGTTGAGGATATTCAAGATTTATTGCAAGACTTGGAACAAGCATTAAGTTAA
- a CDS encoding DinB family protein has product MNRSLQVTIASRELYKKLIESCTLEQLNKIPQGFKNNIIWNVGHIVVTQQLLAYKLSGLSMMVTDEMVQKYQKGTAPQGNVSQEEVDAIKNLLFSTITKTQEDLDNGLFQNYYEYTVSTANFTLKNIEDAMQFNNFHEGIHIGVILQLRKFV; this is encoded by the coding sequence ATGAATAGAAGTTTACAAGTTACTATAGCAAGTAGAGAGTTATATAAAAAATTAATTGAAAGTTGCACTTTAGAACAATTAAATAAAATCCCTCAGGGATTCAAAAACAATATTATTTGGAATGTTGGACATATTGTTGTGACACAACAATTGCTTGCTTATAAACTTTCTGGATTATCTATGATGGTTACAGACGAAATGGTTCAAAAATATCAAAAAGGAACCGCACCTCAAGGGAACGTATCTCAAGAAGAAGTGGATGCCATTAAAAACTTATTGTTTAGCACCATTACCAAAACTCAAGAAGATTTAGATAATGGATTGTTTCAAAATTATTATGAATACACAGTTTCAACTGCAAATTTTACATTAAAAAATATAGAAGATGCTATGCAGTTTAATAATTTTCACGAAGGAATTCATATCGGTGTTATTCTGCAGTTAAGAAAATTTGTTTAA
- a CDS encoding arsenate reductase family protein produces MRKIYYLKTCDTCKRILKSLPKLDTFILQDIKENNITVKQLEGMYALSKSYEVLFSKRAKLYKEMGLKDEKLQETDFKRYILEHYTFLNRPVIIINDKIFVGNSAKNVDAAIDLLNHE; encoded by the coding sequence ATGAGAAAAATTTACTACTTAAAGACTTGTGACACTTGTAAACGTATTTTAAAATCTTTACCTAAACTGGATACATTTATACTTCAAGACATTAAGGAAAATAATATTACTGTTAAGCAATTAGAGGGAATGTATGCATTATCTAAAAGCTACGAAGTTTTATTTAGTAAACGTGCTAAATTGTATAAAGAAATGGGGTTGAAAGACGAAAAATTACAAGAAACTGATTTTAAAAGATACATATTAGAACATTACACTTTTTTAAACCGACCAGTTATTATCATTAATGATAAAATATTTGTAGGTAATAGTGCAAAAAACGTTGATGCTGCAATCGATTTACTTAATCATGAATAG
- a CDS encoding DMT family transporter has product MNSRNWALLGATFVALIYGATFTIAKDVMPTYVQPFGLILIRVLGACTLFWIVSIFLTKEKVEKKDFPRIMAAAFFGVAFNQLTFFKGLSYTSPISGAVLMVTAPILVLILSSILLKERLEIKKILGILIGLTGASVLILYGKSIENAPNANWGNFLVFINASSYAVYLILVKPIAAKYSPLTFIKWIYTFGLVYVLPFGFSEFSLIEWQEIPTTIYFEMGYLVVFTTFLAYLINLSAIRILKPTTLSVFIYLQPLFASIIAISLGKDSLNEIKIISALLIFVGVYLVTKKPKTIT; this is encoded by the coding sequence ATGAATAGTAGAAACTGGGCCTTACTAGGCGCTACATTTGTGGCATTAATTTATGGCGCAACTTTTACCATTGCAAAAGATGTAATGCCAACTTATGTGCAGCCTTTTGGGTTAATTTTAATTAGGGTTTTAGGTGCTTGTACATTATTTTGGATTGTCTCTATTTTTCTAACTAAAGAAAAAGTTGAGAAAAAAGATTTTCCAAGAATCATGGCAGCCGCTTTTTTTGGCGTTGCTTTTAATCAGTTGACCTTTTTTAAAGGATTAAGCTACACTTCACCCATAAGTGGAGCAGTTCTTATGGTTACGGCGCCAATATTAGTGCTTATTTTATCCTCTATCTTACTCAAAGAACGTTTAGAAATTAAAAAAATTCTGGGGATTCTAATTGGTTTAACTGGAGCTTCAGTTTTAATACTTTACGGAAAATCAATTGAAAATGCACCAAATGCTAATTGGGGAAATTTTCTCGTTTTTATAAATGCTTCTTCCTATGCTGTTTATTTAATTTTAGTAAAACCAATTGCAGCTAAATATAGTCCACTTACATTTATAAAATGGATTTATACATTCGGGTTGGTTTATGTCTTGCCTTTTGGTTTTAGCGAATTTTCATTGATTGAATGGCAAGAGATTCCAACAACCATTTATTTTGAAATGGGCTATTTAGTCGTTTTTACAACATTTTTGGCTTACTTAATAAATCTTTCGGCAATTCGTATTTTAAAACCAACAACTCTTTCGGTTTTTATTTATTTACAACCGCTATTTGCAAGTATCATTGCAATCAGTTTAGGAAAAGATAGTTTAAATGAAATCAAGATAATTTCAGCATTACTCATTTTCGTTGGTGTTTATTTGGTTACCAAAAAACCTAAAACTATTACATAA
- a CDS encoding YicC/YloC family endoribonuclease, whose protein sequence is MIVSMTGFGKASKQLPTKKITVEIKSLNSKGLDLNVRMPSAFREMELSLRNTISQELERGKVDFSLFVEISGEETTAKVNAPIVKGYISQMKEILPNADETELMKMAVRMPDALKTEREEIDKEELKEIESLVREALTNISTFRKDEGLSLDKEFRFRIENIRNYMNEAVALAPERISAIKERLQNAIDELKVNVDENRFEQELIYYLEKLDITEEKVRLGNHLDYFVQTMDGKEANGRKLGFITQEIGREINTMGSKSNHAEMQKLVVMMKDELEKIKEQVLNVL, encoded by the coding sequence ATGATTGTATCGATGACAGGTTTTGGTAAAGCTTCTAAGCAATTGCCAACAAAAAAAATTACCGTTGAAATAAAATCTTTAAATAGCAAAGGTCTCGATTTGAATGTTAGAATGCCTTCAGCATTTAGAGAAATGGAGTTGAGTTTGCGCAATACTATTTCACAAGAACTAGAAAGAGGAAAAGTTGATTTTTCCCTTTTTGTAGAAATATCTGGCGAAGAAACTACTGCAAAAGTAAATGCTCCTATTGTGAAAGGTTATATTTCTCAAATGAAAGAAATTCTTCCAAATGCCGATGAAACCGAATTAATGAAAATGGCGGTTCGTATGCCTGACGCGCTTAAAACGGAACGCGAAGAAATAGACAAAGAAGAATTAAAAGAAATTGAAAGTTTAGTTCGAGAAGCCTTAACAAACATTTCAACCTTTAGAAAAGATGAAGGCTTGTCTTTAGATAAAGAATTCCGTTTTCGAATTGAAAACATTCGTAACTATATGAATGAAGCGGTTGCATTAGCTCCTGAAAGAATTTCTGCTATTAAAGAGCGTTTGCAAAATGCAATTGATGAATTAAAAGTAAATGTAGATGAGAACCGATTTGAACAGGAGTTGATTTATTATCTTGAGAAATTAGATATTACTGAAGAAAAAGTTCGTTTAGGTAACCATTTGGATTATTTTGTTCAAACCATGGATGGAAAAGAAGCAAATGGTAGAAAATTAGGTTTCATTACGCAGGAAATTGGTCGAGAAATTAACACTATGGGTTCAAAATCGAATCATGCCGAAATGCAAAAATTAGTGGTAATGATGAAAGACGAATTAGAAAAAATAAAAGAACAGGTTTTAAATGTTCTGTAA
- the gmk gene encoding guanylate kinase — MTKGKLIVFSAPSGSGKTTIVRHLLGKEDLNLEFSISCTTRQPRGEEVNGKDYYFISWDDFKSHIKAEDFVEWEEVYTDNFYGTLKAEVERIWAQGKHVIFDIDVAGGLRIKRKFPEETLAVFVKPPSVDELKRRLKERSTESDDKINMRIAKAHVELATAPQFDVVIKNYDLDTAKEEAYQLVKEFLNK; from the coding sequence ATGACTAAAGGAAAATTAATAGTGTTTTCTGCTCCTTCTGGTTCTGGAAAAACAACTATAGTTAGACATTTATTAGGAAAAGAAGATTTAAACTTAGAATTTTCAATTTCGTGTACTACGCGTCAACCAAGAGGAGAAGAAGTTAATGGTAAAGATTATTATTTCATTTCTTGGGACGATTTCAAATCGCACATTAAAGCAGAAGATTTTGTAGAGTGGGAAGAAGTGTATACTGATAATTTCTACGGAACTTTAAAAGCCGAAGTGGAACGAATTTGGGCTCAAGGTAAACACGTTATTTTTGATATAGATGTAGCTGGGGGATTGCGTATAAAACGTAAATTCCCTGAAGAAACTTTAGCTGTTTTTGTAAAACCACCAAGTGTTGACGAACTAAAACGTCGTTTAAAAGAGCGTTCTACTGAAAGTGATGATAAAATTAACATGCGTATTGCAAAAGCGCACGTAGAATTAGCAACAGCCCCTCAATTTGATGTAGTGATAAAAAACTACGACTTAGATACCGCTAAGGAAGAAGCATATCAGTTAGTTAAAGAATTTTTAAATAAATAA
- the nadD gene encoding nicotinate (nicotinamide) nucleotide adenylyltransferase codes for MKIGLYFGTFNPIHIGHLIIANHMAEHSDLDQIWMVVTPHNPHKKKSSLLDDYHRLHMVHLATEEYPKIQPSDIEFKLPQPNYTVNTLAHLQEKFPTHEFSLIMGEDNLNSFHKWKNYEVILQNHDIYVYPRLNSGEMDEQFVNHPKIHRIGAPVVELSSTFIRNSIKEGKNITPMLPSKVWEYVEHNLFYKK; via the coding sequence ATGAAAATCGGACTTTACTTCGGAACGTTTAACCCTATTCACATTGGTCATTTAATTATTGCCAATCATATGGCAGAGCATTCCGATTTAGATCAAATTTGGATGGTGGTTACACCGCATAATCCGCATAAAAAGAAAAGCTCTTTACTAGACGATTACCATCGTTTACACATGGTACATTTAGCGACCGAAGAGTATCCAAAAATTCAACCTTCCGATATTGAATTTAAATTACCGCAACCCAATTATACGGTAAATACATTAGCACATTTACAAGAAAAATTTCCAACTCATGAGTTTTCATTAATTATGGGCGAAGACAACTTGAACTCGTTTCATAAATGGAAAAACTACGAAGTCATTCTTCAAAATCATGATATTTATGTGTATCCAAGATTAAACTCTGGAGAGATGGATGAGCAATTTGTCAATCATCCTAAAATTCATCGTATAGGCGCACCAGTTGTCGAATTATCTTCAACATTTATTCGCAACAGCATTAAGGAAGGAAAAAATATAACACCTATGCTACCTTCAAAAGTTTGGGAATATGTAGAACACAATTTATTTTATAAGAAATAA
- a CDS encoding iron-containing alcohol dehydrogenase — MNNFELYNPVNYVFGKGQIAKLSDLVTSKKILLTYGGGSIFKNGVYDQVKAALSGVEVIEFGGIEPNPRFETLLKAIEVIRKEKIDFILAVGGGSVIDGTKFISAAVHFEGNEADILHKRILFKDNSKVVPFGTVLTLPATGSEMNSGAVVTIEATQEKLTLGGSALFPVFSIVDPTVIESLPKRQLQNGVVDAFTHVMEQYLTYNHDALLQDRIAEGILQTLVEIGPKVIENPTDYKLASNFVWCATMALNGLLNKGVPTDWATHMIGHELTALYEIDHARTLAIIAPNLYRVMFDSKKEKLVQYGKRVWNLTGTDEEIAQKAIEKTTEFFQSVGMKTKLSENTENYQETASFIVNRFEERGWKGLGEKQLVTLDKIKEIVEMSY, encoded by the coding sequence ATGAACAATTTCGAATTATACAATCCTGTTAACTATGTCTTTGGAAAAGGACAAATCGCAAAACTTTCTGATTTAGTAACTTCAAAAAAAATTCTGCTAACGTATGGTGGTGGAAGTATTTTTAAAAATGGTGTTTACGACCAAGTTAAAGCAGCGCTTTCTGGAGTTGAAGTAATTGAATTTGGTGGAATTGAACCCAATCCACGCTTCGAAACGTTACTAAAAGCCATTGAAGTCATTCGTAAAGAAAAAATTGATTTCATTTTAGCTGTTGGCGGCGGAAGTGTGATTGATGGAACTAAATTTATTTCGGCAGCAGTTCATTTTGAAGGTAACGAAGCTGATATTTTACATAAACGCATCTTATTTAAAGATAATTCAAAAGTAGTTCCTTTTGGAACGGTTTTAACCTTACCAGCAACGGGTTCTGAAATGAATTCTGGTGCTGTAGTAACTATTGAAGCTACACAAGAAAAATTGACATTAGGCGGAAGTGCTTTGTTTCCAGTTTTCTCTATTGTGGATCCTACAGTAATTGAATCATTGCCAAAGAGACAATTGCAAAATGGTGTTGTGGATGCTTTTACACACGTAATGGAACAATATTTAACCTATAATCATGATGCGTTACTTCAAGATAGAATTGCAGAAGGCATTTTACAGACTTTAGTAGAAATTGGTCCGAAAGTAATTGAAAATCCAACCGATTATAAATTGGCTTCCAACTTTGTTTGGTGTGCAACAATGGCGTTAAATGGTTTACTGAATAAAGGTGTTCCAACCGATTGGGCGACGCACATGATTGGTCACGAATTAACCGCTTTATACGAAATCGATCATGCCAGAACATTGGCTATTATTGCTCCAAACTTATATAGAGTAATGTTTGATTCGAAAAAAGAAAAATTAGTACAATACGGAAAACGCGTTTGGAATTTAACTGGAACTGATGAAGAAATTGCACAAAAAGCGATTGAAAAAACTACAGAATTTTTCCAAAGTGTAGGCATGAAAACAAAACTATCTGAAAACACCGAAAACTATCAAGAAACAGCTTCTTTTATTGTAAATCGATTTGAAGAAAGAGGTTGGAAAGGTTTAGGCGAAAAGCAATTGGTAACCTTAGATAAGATAAAAGAAATTGTAGAAATGAGCTATTAA